In the Pseudomonas orientalis genome, one interval contains:
- the phaC gene encoding class II poly(R)-hydroxyalkanoic acid synthase produces the protein MSNKNNDDLKRQASENTLGLNPIIALRKKDLLASAKMVLTQAIKQPLHSVKHVAHFGVELKNVMFGRSALVPESDDRRFHDPAWSQNPLYKRYLQTYLAWRKELHDWIGDSNLSEQDISRGHFVINLMTEAMAPTNSAANPAAVKRFFETGGKSLLDGLSHLAKDMVHNGGMPSQVNMGAFEVGKSLGITEGAVVFRNDVLELIQYRPITEQVHERPLLVVPPQINKFYVFDLSPDKSLARFCLRNGQQTFIVSWRNPTKAQREWGLSTYIEALKEAVDAVTAITGSKDINMLGACSGGITCTALLGHYAALGEKKVNALTLLVSVLDTTLDTQVALFVDEQTLEAAKRHSYQAGVLEGRDMAKVFAWMRPNDLIWNYWVNNYLLGNEPPVFDILFWNNDTTRLPAAFHGDLIELFKNNPLVRANALEVCGTPIDLKQVTADIYSLAGTNDHITPWQSCYKSAQLFGGKVEFVLSSSGHIQSILNPPGNPKSRYQTSEGLAGTALQWQENATKHTDSWWLHWQAWQAERAGKLKKAPTSLGNKTYAAAEAAPGTYVHER, from the coding sequence ATGAGTAACAAGAATAACGATGATTTGAAACGCCAGGCCTCGGAAAACACCCTGGGGTTGAACCCGATCATCGCGTTACGCAAAAAGGATCTATTGGCCTCGGCGAAGATGGTGCTGACCCAAGCCATCAAGCAACCGTTGCACAGCGTCAAACATGTCGCCCATTTCGGGGTGGAGCTCAAGAACGTCATGTTCGGCAGATCGGCGCTGGTGCCGGAGAGCGATGACCGGCGCTTCCATGACCCGGCCTGGAGCCAGAACCCGCTCTACAAACGTTATCTGCAGACTTACCTGGCGTGGCGCAAGGAACTGCATGACTGGATCGGCGACAGCAATCTATCGGAACAGGACATCAGTCGCGGCCACTTCGTGATCAACCTGATGACTGAAGCCATGGCGCCCACCAACAGCGCAGCCAACCCGGCGGCGGTCAAACGCTTCTTTGAAACCGGCGGCAAAAGCCTGCTCGATGGCCTGTCCCACCTGGCCAAGGACATGGTGCACAACGGCGGGATGCCAAGCCAGGTCAACATGGGTGCCTTTGAAGTGGGCAAGAGCCTGGGTATCACCGAAGGCGCGGTGGTATTTCGCAACGATGTGCTGGAGCTGATCCAGTACAGGCCCATCACCGAGCAGGTGCACGAACGCCCGCTGCTGGTGGTGCCGCCGCAGATCAACAAATTCTATGTCTTCGACCTGAGCCCGGATAAGAGCCTGGCGCGCTTCTGCCTGCGCAATGGGCAGCAGACCTTTATCGTCAGCTGGCGCAACCCGACCAAGGCGCAGCGCGAGTGGGGCCTGTCGACCTATATCGAGGCGCTCAAGGAAGCGGTCGATGCGGTCACGGCGATCACCGGCAGCAAAGATATCAACATGCTCGGCGCCTGCTCCGGCGGCATCACCTGCACGGCGCTGCTGGGCCACTACGCGGCGCTGGGGGAGAAAAAAGTCAACGCCCTGACGTTGCTGGTGAGTGTGCTGGATACCACGCTGGATACCCAGGTGGCGCTGTTCGTCGATGAACAGACGCTCGAAGCGGCGAAGCGCCATTCCTACCAGGCCGGCGTACTGGAAGGCCGTGACATGGCCAAGGTGTTCGCGTGGATGCGACCCAACGACCTGATCTGGAATTACTGGGTGAACAACTACCTGCTGGGCAATGAGCCACCGGTGTTCGACATCCTGTTCTGGAATAACGACACCACGCGTCTGCCGGCCGCCTTCCATGGCGACCTGATCGAACTGTTCAAGAACAACCCGCTGGTGCGCGCCAATGCCCTGGAAGTGTGCGGCACGCCCATCGACCTCAAACAGGTCACCGCCGATATCTATTCATTGGCCGGCACCAACGACCACATCACCCCCTGGCAGTCCTGCTACAAGTCGGCGCAATTGTTTGGCGGCAAAGTGGAGTTCGTGCTGTCCAGCAGCGGGCATATCCAGAGCATCCTCAACCCGCCGGGCAATCCCAAGTCGCGATATCAGACCAGTGAGGGCCTGGCGGGCACTGCGCTGCAATGGCAGGAAAACGCGACCAAGCATACCGATTCGTGGTGGCTGCACTGGCAGGCGTGGCAGGCGGAGCGGGCGGGTAAGTTGAAAAAAGCCCCTACAAGCCTGGGTAACAAGACG
- a CDS encoding gamma-butyrobetaine hydroxylase-like domain-containing protein, whose product MSKFPTAVNLHKASNTLGLTYGPDETYQLPAEFLRVHSPSAEVQGHGKPILQFGKLNVKLIKLEPAGQYALKLTFDDGHDSGLFTWDYLYQLAVRQNALWADYLAELKAAGKTRDPSQSVVRLML is encoded by the coding sequence ATGTCGAAATTTCCTACTGCTGTAAACCTGCATAAAGCCTCCAATACCCTGGGTCTCACCTACGGGCCGGACGAAACCTACCAACTGCCCGCCGAATTCCTGCGCGTGCACTCGCCTTCCGCCGAGGTCCAGGGCCACGGCAAGCCCATCCTGCAATTCGGCAAGCTCAACGTTAAATTGATCAAGCTGGAACCGGCCGGCCAGTACGCCCTCAAATTGACCTTCGACGACGGTCATGACAGCGGACTGTTCACCTGGGACTATCTTTATCAACTGGCCGTGCGTCAGAACGCGCTGTGGGCCGATTACCTCGCTGAACTCAAAGCTGCCGGGAAAACCCGCGACCCGAGTCAGTCGGTCGTGCGGCTGATGCTCTAG
- the hslU gene encoding ATP-dependent protease ATPase subunit HslU, translating to MSMTPREIVHELNRHIIGQDDAKRAVAIALRNRWRRMQLPEELRVEVTPKNILMIGPTGVGKTEIARRLAKLANAPFIKVEATKFTEVGYVGRDVESIIRDLADAALKMLREQEVTKVSHRAEDAAEERILDALLPPARMGFNEDAAPSSDSNTRQLFRKRLREGQLDDKEIEIEVAEVSGVDISAPPGMEEMTSQLQNLFANMGKGKKKSRKLKVKEALKLVRDEEAGRLVNEEELKAKALEAVEQHGIVFIDEIDKVAKRGNSGGVDVSREGVQRDLLPLIEGCTVNTKLGMVKTDHILFIASGAFHLSKPSDLVPELQGRLPIRVELKALTPGDFERILSEPHASLTEQYRELLKTEGLGIEFQPDGIKRLAEIAWQVNEKTENIGARRLHTLLERLLEEVSFSAGDMAGAQNGEAIRIDADYVNSHLGELAQNEDLSRYIL from the coding sequence ATGTCAATGACTCCCCGCGAAATCGTCCATGAACTCAATCGCCATATCATCGGCCAGGACGATGCCAAGCGCGCCGTTGCCATTGCGCTGCGTAACCGCTGGCGCCGGATGCAACTGCCCGAAGAACTGCGCGTTGAAGTGACGCCCAAGAACATCCTGATGATCGGCCCGACCGGCGTCGGCAAAACCGAAATCGCCCGGCGCCTGGCCAAATTGGCCAATGCTCCGTTCATCAAGGTCGAAGCCACCAAGTTCACCGAAGTCGGCTATGTGGGCCGCGATGTCGAGTCGATCATCCGCGACCTGGCCGACGCCGCCCTGAAAATGCTGCGCGAACAGGAAGTGACCAAGGTCAGCCATCGCGCCGAAGACGCCGCCGAAGAACGTATCCTCGACGCGCTGTTGCCACCGGCCCGCATGGGTTTCAACGAAGACGCCGCGCCGTCATCGGATTCCAACACCCGCCAGCTGTTCCGCAAGCGTCTGCGTGAAGGCCAGCTGGACGACAAGGAAATCGAGATCGAAGTGGCCGAAGTGTCCGGGGTCGATATTTCCGCGCCACCTGGCATGGAAGAAATGACCAGCCAGTTGCAGAATCTGTTTGCCAACATGGGCAAGGGCAAGAAGAAAAGCCGCAAGCTCAAGGTGAAGGAAGCACTGAAACTGGTGCGCGACGAAGAAGCCGGACGCCTGGTCAATGAAGAAGAACTCAAGGCCAAGGCCCTGGAAGCGGTCGAGCAGCACGGCATCGTGTTTATCGATGAGATCGACAAGGTGGCCAAGCGCGGCAATTCCGGCGGTGTCGATGTGTCCCGCGAAGGCGTACAGCGCGACCTGCTGCCGCTGATCGAAGGCTGCACCGTGAACACCAAGCTGGGCATGGTCAAGACCGACCACATTCTGTTTATCGCGTCCGGTGCTTTCCACCTGAGCAAGCCGAGCGACCTGGTACCTGAGCTGCAAGGCCGCCTGCCGATCCGCGTGGAACTCAAGGCGCTGACCCCGGGCGATTTCGAGCGCATTCTCAGCGAGCCGCATGCTTCGCTTACCGAGCAGTACCGGGAATTGCTGAAAACCGAAGGCCTGGGCATCGAATTCCAGCCGGACGGGATCAAGCGCCTGGCGGAGATTGCCTGGCAGGTCAACGAGAAGACCGAGAACATCGGTGCACGTCGCCTGCACACCTTGCTTGAGCGCCTGCTCGAAGAGGTGTCCTTCAGTGCCGGCGACATGGCCGGTGCGCAGAATGGCGAAGCGATCAGGATCGACGCGGATTACGTCAACAGCCATCTGGGCGAACTGGCGCAGAACGAAGACTTGTCGCGCTATATTCTGTAA